Proteins from one Antennarius striatus isolate MH-2024 chromosome 12, ASM4005453v1, whole genome shotgun sequence genomic window:
- the LOC137604928 gene encoding protein lifeguard 3-like, with protein sequence MFTLCKKMTSKTENPPPYEDALHHPKYVNSAHHFQNGSPLPPPPSYTPSPATGPGQPGYWGQEGVYPQTGMWAAPGLSAAGVPTTVPTLSAGVPTSSPGDTDDFMNTQWENTSVRHAFIRKVYLILAAQLAVTFSVVAVFTFVDPVRLFVIKYPGTYWASFGVYFVVYCILVCCKELRRRFPCNLVLLGVFTLALSYMCGAVSSYYETKAIFIAMGITAVVCIAVTIFCFQTKVDFTSCGGFFSIAAVLLMIIGIVTAVVLSYRYVPWLHMLYAAIGAFIYTLFLVYNTQLLIGKGELAISPEEYIYGALSLYSDVIHIFLFILEVSGAD encoded by the exons ATGTTTACTCTCTGCAAGAAGATGACTTCCAAAACCGAAAATCCACCCCCCTATGAGGATGCGCTGCACCACCCTAAATATGTAAACAGCGCCCACCACTTTCAAAATGGATCCCCGCTGCCACCACCTCCTTCTTACACTCCCAGTCCTGCCACGGGTCCCGGCCAGCCTGGTTACTGGGGTCAGGAGGGTGTCTACCCACAAACTGGGATGTGGGCAGCTCCTGGCTTGTCTGCAGCTGGGGTTCCCACCACTGTTCCCACTCTGTCTGCTGGAGTTCCTACGTCCAGTCCAG GGGACACGGATGATTTTATGAACACCCAGTGGGAAAACACATCTGTTCGGCACGCCTTCATCAGAAAG gtttacTTAATTTTAGCAGCACAACTTGCTGTCACCTTTTCAGTTGTTGCCGTCTTTACATTTGT TGACCCAGTAAGGCTGTTTGTCATCAAATACCCTGGTACCTACTGGGCGTCCTT TGGGGTTTATTTTGTCGTTTACTGCATTCTCGTTTGCTGCAAAGAGCTGAG gaGGCGTTTCCCATGCAATCTTGTGCTTCTTGGAGTATTT acACTTGCCTTGTCTTACATGTGCGGGGCAGTTTCAAG CTACTATGAAACAAAGGCAATATTTATTGCCATGGGAATAACAGCAGTTGTTTGTATAGCTGTCACAATCTTCTGCTTCCAAACCAAG GTGGACTTCACCTCCTGCGGGGGGTTTTTCAGCATCGCTGCTGTTCTGCTCATGATCATTGGAATCGTTACAGCTGTTGTCCTTTCCTACAGATAT GTCCCTTGGCTGCACATGCTCTACGCTGCAATTGGAGCCTTCATTTACACTTTG tttttagtgtACAACACCCAGCTCCTGATCGGAAAGGGGGAGCTCGCAATCAGCCCAGAAGAGTATATCTATGGAGCGCTCTCTCTCTACAGTGATGTTATTCACATCTTCTTATTCATCCTTGAAGTCAGTGGTGCTGACTAA